Within Legionella birminghamensis, the genomic segment GAGTTTGCGTATTTTTGCCGGACCTGGCGTATCCCGCAGCCAATTTAAAATCTATTCAAACAATACTGCAGGGAATGTTGGTGTTACAGGGAATTTTGATCAATGGTTAACTGGCTGGGGAGTTAAGCTGGGCATAGCAAATCAATTAACGGCCAATAAAGAACTGTTATTAACTTATCAATTTACTCAATACAATAGCCTGGATCGAACTGGCCTTGAGCCTCTATCGGGGGAGTTGCTCCGCGGTCATTATAAGCCAGAAGCCAATCTGTTCATGATAGGGTTGCGGATGACGATGGCCTGAACAAAATAAAATACAAATGAGAATGATTATCGATATCATTTGTGTTAAAATTAAATTTTGCAGTTAATTTTCCAGGCTCGATGCGAATAGAAGATTTTAAAAAAGGCGACTGTGCACGCTTGCTTGATTTCGGTTTGACCGATCCTGCCTATCGGCGCCGGCTGCTCTCTTTGGGCATTACGCGTGGCGTTGAATTACAGATTGTTCGTGTTGCCCCTCTGGGTTGCCCTATACAAGTGGATGTACGAGGTACCTCTATCAGTTTGCGCCGGGAAGAAGCGCGTCATTTGCTTCTGGAGAAGGCATAATGCATATATTACTGGTTGGTAATCCCAATTGCGGTAAAACCACTCTATTTAATGGCTTAACTGGCGAGAATCAGCGCATCGGCAATTGGCCTGGCGTTACCGTAGAAAAGAAAACAGGCTCCTTCACCATTGAGGGACGAGAAGTTATCATTACCGATTTACCCGGTATTTACAGTCTTTCAGCCAGCGCAGGAGAGGCCAGCCAGGATGAACAGATTGCGTCCAGAGCAGTGATGGACTTGCCGGCTGATTTAATCGTCAATGTAGTAGATGCCAGCCATCTTGAACGCCATTTGTATTTAACCAGTCAACTGCTCGAGTTGGGGAAACCGCTCCTGCTTGCCTTGAATATGACGGATATTGCCGAACAGCAGGGAATTGATATTCAGATTGAG encodes:
- a CDS encoding FeoA family protein, which codes for MRIEDFKKGDCARLLDFGLTDPAYRRRLLSLGITRGVELQIVRVAPLGCPIQVDVRGTSISLRREEARHLLLEKA